One window from the genome of Osmerus mordax isolate fOsmMor3 chromosome 19, fOsmMor3.pri, whole genome shotgun sequence encodes:
- the LOC136963546 gene encoding spermatogenesis-associated protein 22, with translation MKRYENQTRPTAGCLSVPLFNQKKRSRLPLTSNPTENEFFPSNEYMPSQGPASSNTSYTRHAHNQAPHAPAVQNSQWNRPDNPQPHQLSQVKPVAESSLRILTAVIAGMRHWSQFKDKAPALFEIYATLDSAVTVGSLGAKNFLMRDGKEVLRCVFYENELELPRLIRGQVHRCVGNYDSGRDVLTCVSVRAALPSEQRNAQEAVRASDAEMRGLVKSLSEV, from the exons ATGAAAAGATATGaaaaccagaccagacccactGCAG GGTGTCTCTCCGTGCCGCTGTTTAACCAGAAGAAAAGAAGCAGATTACCCTTGACATCTAATCCCACAGAGAATGAATTCTTCCCCAGCAATGAATACATGCCCTCTCAAGGACCTGCTTCATCAAACACGA GTTACACTAGACATGCCCACAATCAAGCTCCTCATGCACCTGCTGTTCAGAATAGTCAGTGGAACAGACCAGATaacccccagcctcaccagctCTCCCAG GTCAAACCAGTGGCGGAGAGCTCCCTAAGAATCCTGACTGCTGTCATAGCTGGGATGAGACACTGGAGCCAGTTCAAGGACAAAGCTCCTGCCCTGTTTGAAATCTACG caacTCTCGATTCCGCGGTCACGGTGGGATCCCTTGGGGCCAAGAACTTCCTCATGAGAGATGGCAAAGAGGTCTTGCGATGTGTCTTCTACGAGAAT GAGCTGGAGCTGCCCAGGCTGATCCGGGGCCAGGTGCACCGCTGCGTGGGGAACTACGACAGCGGGAGGGACGTCCTCACCTGCGTGTCCGTCAGGGCCGCTCTGCCCTCGGAGCAGAGGAACGCTCAGGAGGCGGTGAGAGCTTCCGACGCAGAGATGAGGGGGCTGGTCAAGTCTCTCAGTGAAGTCTGA